The stretch of DNA GAGTACGAGTACGACACGAGGAAACAGCGATGACGGTGGCAGACAGCAGCCAGGAGTACGTTCCCGGTACCGGGGCCGAGGAATTCGGCCCCGGTATCGACCCGGAACGGCTCGCCGTCTGCCTCGGGGTACTCGAAGAGCTGGACAAGATCGAGGTCGACCACCCCGACGCGATCCGGGTGCGTCGCGCGACCGCGGGCATCTACCGCACGGTGAAGCAGCGGCGCAGGCAGGAGCGCAGGGCCGCAAAGACCGCCCACGACAAGGCCGTCACCGAGGCCACCGCCACCGGTTCCGCCGAGCGCATCGACGACGAGACGCAGGGGCTGCTGCCCTCGTCCACGGCGAAGGGCGAGATCGCCGGAGTGCTGCGCCGTCCGCGCGCCTGCTACACCTGCAAGGCCCGCTACGTCGAGGTCGACTCCTTCTACCACCAGCTCTGCCAGAACTGTGCCGCGAAGAACCGCTCCCACCGTGACGCCCGCACCGACCTGACCGGCAAGCGCGCCCTGCTGACCGGCGGCCGGGCCAAGATCGGCATGTACATCGCACTGCGGCTGCTGCGCGACGGCGCCCACACGACCATCACCACCCGTTTCCCCACCGACGCCGTCCGCCGCTTCAAGGCCATGCCGGACAGTGCCGACTGGATGGACCGCCTCAAGGTCGTCGGCATCGACCTCCGCGACCCCGCGCAGGTCGTGGCGCTCGCGGACTCCGTCACCGCCGCGGGCCCCCTCGACATCCTCATCAACAACGCCGCGCAGACCGTGCGCCGCTCCCCGCAGGCGTACAGCGAACTCCTCGCCGCCGAGTCGGCGCCGCTGCCCGCGGGCGCGCTGCCCTCCTCCGAGGTGATCGGCACCTTCGGTTCCGGCGCCGTGAGCGCGCTCCCGAGCCCGCGTCGCGAAGGGCTCACGGCGAGCGACGTCACCGAGCTGGCGCTGGTCACCGGTTCCGCGACCCCGGCCAGGATCGCGGCGGGTACGGCCATCGACGCGGGCGGCCTCGTGCCCGACCTGCACCACACCAACAGCTGGATCCAGACCGTCGACGAGGTCGACCCGGTGGAACTGCTCGAAGTGCAGCTCTGCAACTCCACGGCCCCGTTCATCCTGATCAGCCGGTTGCGTACGGCCATGGCAGCCACCGAGGGGCGCGCCTACATCGTGAACGTCTCCGCGATGGAAGGTGTCTTCGACCGCGGCTACAAGGGCGCGGGCCACCCCCACACCAACATGGCCAAGGCCGCACTCAACATGCTCACCCGCACCAGCGCGCAGGAGATGTTCGAGCGGGACGGCATCCTGATGACGGCCGTCGACACCGGCTGGATCACCGACGAGCGCCCGCACCCCGACAAGATGCGGCTGGCCGACGCCGGCTTCCACGCGCCCCTCGACCTGATCGACGGCGCTGCCCGCGTGTACGACCCGATCGTGCGCGGCGAGGCGGGCGAGGACCTGTACGGCGTCTTCCTGAAGGACTACGCGCCGGGCAAGTGGTAACCCTCGGACGGCTCACGGCTCACGGCTCACGGCTCACGGCTCACGGCTCACGGCTCACGGCTCACGGCTCACGGCTCACGGCGGCTTCGCGGCGCCGTGAGCCGCCCGCGTTCCCGCCCGTACGCGTGTGCGCTCAGTCGCCCCGGCAGGTGATGGCCGGATATCGACGCTGGGGACCCCATTGGGGGTCCAAGTTGGAGCGCCATCGAGCGCGGGGCCGCTCATCTGGTTAGGCTAAGGCCGACGGACATCCGATGCGGATGCCACCAACATTCGCGGTCCGTCCCGGGGTGCGACCGGAGATAACGGTCCGTTCCCGCAACGTTGACCGGCGCCACCGCGCCCGTACTGCCCAGCTTCAGCCCGACCGGGCGGTCGGCGTCCGGCTCGCTGCGAGTGCCGCGCGGATCCCCGGGGGTTACCCGACACATAAGGAGTGCGCGGTGACACCAGAGAAGACCGATCGAGAGCGGCCTCCCAACGAACCGAAGGAGCGCCGGATCCGCAGGCCAGGGGAGCTCGGCAGCCTTGAGGTGTGGGCCAGGTCGGCCCCCATCAGGCTCGCGGGCTACGAGGACGACCTGGCGGAGCCGCACATCCTGCCCAGCGTCGACTGACGGGTCGAGCCCGGCGTGAGGCGGGGCCGCCGCCCCGCTCCGCGTTCTGACAACCTGTTCGGCACACCGGCCCCCGCCGGGCTCGGCGCCCCATTCGGAGCGCACGGTCCGGCCGGGGTCTTTTTTCGGTCACGGGCTGGGAATGTCCTGACGCCATGTCGGGCGGAGCATCGCAGGGCCTCTGCGGAGATCAACGACATACAGAGGAAACCGGACAATATCGGTGCGTGGCAGACACGTTGTGGATCATCGACGTGGTACGGGGTCTCTCCCCAGGAGCCCCTTCGGACCTAAACTGCCCCGGCCGCCACTGCCCGTTCCACCCGTCTGCTGGGAGCACACCTCATGCATGACGACCGCGATCTGGTCGAAGCACGTCTCCGGCGCGTTCTCGAAGAACGCATCCGCCCCGCCCTGTACCCCGAGTCCGTTCCGATGGAGGTGGCCATCTGGAACGCGCCGGGGGAACCCGTCCCCGTGGCGGAAGGCCTCGCGGCGACCCCCGCGCCCATCGCGGTGGGGGAGGTCTGGGGGCCGCCGTGGGGCACCAGTTGGTTCACGGTCACCGGCACCGTGCCCGACCGCTGGGCGGGCCGCACCGTCGAAGCGGTGCTCGACATCGGCTTCAACAGGGCCTCGCCCGGCTTCCAGTGCGAAGGTCTGGTCTACCGTCCCGACGGCACCCCCGTGAAGGGGCTCCACCCGCGCAACCAGTGGGTACGCGTCGGCGCCCCGGCGAAGGGCGGCGAGCGGGTCGAGCTGCGGATCGAGGCGGCCTCCAACCCCGTCATCCAGGGAGAACGCCCCTTCCGGCCGACCCGCCTCGGTGACAAGGAGACCGCGGGAACCGACCCGCGGTACCGCCTGGCCCGGATGGACCTCGCCGTACTGGACGAGACGGTCTGGCATCTCGTACTGGACCTGGAGGTCCTCGGTGAGCTGATGGAACAGCTCCCCGTCGACTCCGCACGCCGCTGGGAGATCCTGCGCGCCGTCGAGAACGCCCTGGACGCCGTCGACCTCCAGGACGTGAACGGCACCGCTCGGGCGGCGCGCTCCGCGCTGGCGGAGGTTCTCGCCACCCCCGCGCACCCCTCCGCGCACCGCGTCAGCGCCGTCGGGCACGCCCACATCGACTCGGCCTGGCTGTGGCCGCTGCGCGAGACCGTCCGGAAGGTCGCGCGTACCGCGTCCAACATGGCCGCCCTGATCGACGACGAGCCGGAGTTCGTCTTCGCCATGTCGCAGGCCCAGCAGTGGGCCTGGATCAAGGATCACCGCCCCGAGGTCTGGACGAAGGTCAAGGCGGCGGTGGCCGAGGGCCGCTTCGTGCCCGCCGGCGGGATGTGGGTCGAGTCGGACACGAACATGCCGGGCTCCGAAGCCATGGCCAGGCAGTTCGTACACGGAAAACGGTTCTTCCTGGACGAGTTCGGCATCGAGAACGAGGAGGCGTGGCTGCCCGACACCTTCGGGTTCGCCGCGGGGCTCCCGCAGATCATCAAAGCAGCGGGATCGAAGTGGCTGCTCACCCAGAAGATCTCGTGGAGCAGGACCAACAAGTTCCCGCACCACACCTTCCGCTGGGAGGGGATCGACGGGACCCGGATCTTCACCCACTTCCCCCCGGTCGACACGTACAACTGCGAGATGCTGGGCAGCCAGATCGCCCACGCGGCCCGCAACTTCAAGGACAAGGGCAGGGCCACGCACTCGCTCGCACCGACCGGGTTCGGCGACGGCGGTGGCGGCACCATGCGCGAGATGGTCGCCAAGGCGGCCCGCATGCGGGGTCTTGAGGGCTCGGCCACGGTGGAGTGGCGGACCCCCGCCGACTTCTTCGCCCGCGCCGAGGCCGAATACCCCGAGGCCCCTGTCTGGGTCGGCGAGCTCTACCTCGAACTGCACCGCGCCACGCTCACCAGCCAGGCCAGGACCAAGCAGGGCAACCGCCGCAGCGAACACCTGCTGCGGGAGGCCGAGCTGTGGGCCGCGACGGCCGCCGTAAGGGCCGGGGCCCCCTACCCGTACGAGCGGTTGGACCGGGTGTGGAAGACGGTGCTGCTCCACCAGTTCCACGACATCCTGCCCGGATCGTCGATCGCCTGGGTGCACCGCGAGGCGGCGAAGACCTACGCCGCCGTCGCCGAGGAGCTGACCGGTCTCATCGAGGCCGCGCAGCGCGCCCTCGCCGGTGAGGGGGACAGGCCGCTCGTCTTCAACGCGGCGCCCCACACCCGTACGGGCGTCGCCGCGGGCGCCGCCGCAGCGCCCACGCGCACCTCACATGTGGCCCCCGTCGCCCGCGAAGGCGGCGGATACGTCCTCGACAACGGCCTGCTCCGTGTCGAGGTGGACGCCCGCGGCCTCGTCGTCTCCGCGTACGACATCGCCGCCTCCCGCGAGAGCGTCGCGCCGGGCGCGGTGGCCAACCTGCTCCAGCTCCACCCCGACCTCCCCAACCAGTGGGACGCCTGGGACGTCGACAAGTTCTACCGCAACACCGTCACCGACCTGACCGAGGCCGACCAGGTGACGGCGGAGGAGGGCTCCGTCAGGATCGTCCGCTCCTTCGGCTCCTCGACGGCCATCCAGTCGCTCTCCCTCGCCGCCGGTGCCAAACGCCTCGACATCGACACCGAGGTCGACTGGCACGAGACGGAGAAGTTCCTGAAGCTGGCCTTCCCGCTCGACCTGCACGCGGAGCGGTACGCGGCGGAGACCCAGTACGGCCACTTCTACCGGCCCACCCACACCAACACCAGTTGGGAGGCGGCCAAGTTCGAGGCGTGCAACCACCGCTTCCTGCACCTGGCGGAGCCCGGCTGGGGCGTGGCCCTCGTCAACGACTCGACGTACGGCCACGACGTGACCCGGACGGTCCGCGAGACCGACTCCGGGACGACCACCACCGTCCGCGCCTCCCTGCTGCGCGCCCCCAGGTTCCCCGACCCGGAGACCGACCAGGGCGTCCACCGCTTCCGGCACGGTCTGGTGCCGGGGGCGACGGTCGGGGACGCTGTACGCGAGGGCTACCGGGTGAACCTGCCCGAGCGGGCCCTCCCCGGTGGCGCGGATGTCGCACCTCTGGTGAGTGTCGACAACGACGCGGTGGTCGTCACCGCCGTGAAACTGGCCGACGACGGCAGCGGCGATGTCGTCGTCCGCTTCCACGAGGCTGGCGGCGGCCGTGCGACCGCCACCCTGACGGCCGGCTTCACGGTGGCGGACGCCGTCCCCACCGACCTGCTGGAACGCCCCCTGTCCGACGACGCGGAGCTACGGAGG from Streptomyces tsukubensis encodes:
- a CDS encoding SDR family NAD(P)-dependent oxidoreductase; the protein is MTVADSSQEYVPGTGAEEFGPGIDPERLAVCLGVLEELDKIEVDHPDAIRVRRATAGIYRTVKQRRRQERRAAKTAHDKAVTEATATGSAERIDDETQGLLPSSTAKGEIAGVLRRPRACYTCKARYVEVDSFYHQLCQNCAAKNRSHRDARTDLTGKRALLTGGRAKIGMYIALRLLRDGAHTTITTRFPTDAVRRFKAMPDSADWMDRLKVVGIDLRDPAQVVALADSVTAAGPLDILINNAAQTVRRSPQAYSELLAAESAPLPAGALPSSEVIGTFGSGAVSALPSPRREGLTASDVTELALVTGSATPARIAAGTAIDAGGLVPDLHHTNSWIQTVDEVDPVELLEVQLCNSTAPFILISRLRTAMAATEGRAYIVNVSAMEGVFDRGYKGAGHPHTNMAKAALNMLTRTSAQEMFERDGILMTAVDTGWITDERPHPDKMRLADAGFHAPLDLIDGAARVYDPIVRGEAGEDLYGVFLKDYAPGKW
- a CDS encoding alpha-mannosidase, with the translated sequence MHDDRDLVEARLRRVLEERIRPALYPESVPMEVAIWNAPGEPVPVAEGLAATPAPIAVGEVWGPPWGTSWFTVTGTVPDRWAGRTVEAVLDIGFNRASPGFQCEGLVYRPDGTPVKGLHPRNQWVRVGAPAKGGERVELRIEAASNPVIQGERPFRPTRLGDKETAGTDPRYRLARMDLAVLDETVWHLVLDLEVLGELMEQLPVDSARRWEILRAVENALDAVDLQDVNGTARAARSALAEVLATPAHPSAHRVSAVGHAHIDSAWLWPLRETVRKVARTASNMAALIDDEPEFVFAMSQAQQWAWIKDHRPEVWTKVKAAVAEGRFVPAGGMWVESDTNMPGSEAMARQFVHGKRFFLDEFGIENEEAWLPDTFGFAAGLPQIIKAAGSKWLLTQKISWSRTNKFPHHTFRWEGIDGTRIFTHFPPVDTYNCEMLGSQIAHAARNFKDKGRATHSLAPTGFGDGGGGTMREMVAKAARMRGLEGSATVEWRTPADFFARAEAEYPEAPVWVGELYLELHRATLTSQARTKQGNRRSEHLLREAELWAATAAVRAGAPYPYERLDRVWKTVLLHQFHDILPGSSIAWVHREAAKTYAAVAEELTGLIEAAQRALAGEGDRPLVFNAAPHTRTGVAAGAAAAPTRTSHVAPVAREGGGYVLDNGLLRVEVDARGLVVSAYDIAASRESVAPGAVANLLQLHPDLPNQWDAWDVDKFYRNTVTDLTEADQVTAEEGSVRIVRSFGSSTAIQSLSLAAGAKRLDIDTEVDWHETEKFLKLAFPLDLHAERYAAETQYGHFYRPTHTNTSWEAAKFEACNHRFLHLAEPGWGVALVNDSTYGHDVTRTVRETDSGTTTTVRASLLRAPRFPDPETDQGVHRFRHGLVPGATVGDAVREGYRVNLPERALPGGADVAPLVSVDNDAVVVTAVKLADDGSGDVVVRFHEAGGGRATATLTAGFTVADAVPTDLLERPLSDDAELRRDGDAVSLTLRPFQLVTVRFTRG